One region of Priestia megaterium genomic DNA includes:
- the motA gene encoding flagellar motor stator protein MotA has protein sequence MDKTSFIGLILGIASLIVGMFFKGVNPSVLGNPAAILIIIVGTVGAVVIAFPSNEIKRVPKLFGVLFKEQKMLQPVDLVSMFSEWGQVVRKEGLLSLEAQIIDVDDPFLKNGLNLAIDGQSADYIRDVLSEEIDAMEERHQTGASIFALAGTYAPTLGVLGAVIGLIAALGNMEDTDTLGHAISAAFVATLLGIFTGYVLWHPFANKLKRKSKHEVKVKYMMIEGVLSLLEGETPKVIEQKLASYLPTAERKKLLQESEVGINE, from the coding sequence ATGGATAAAACATCTTTTATTGGACTGATTTTAGGAATAGCCTCTCTTATTGTAGGCATGTTTTTCAAAGGGGTTAATCCATCTGTGTTAGGAAATCCGGCTGCTATTTTAATTATTATTGTCGGAACCGTCGGAGCAGTAGTGATTGCATTTCCTTCAAATGAAATCAAAAGAGTCCCAAAACTGTTTGGTGTCCTGTTTAAAGAACAAAAAATGCTGCAGCCCGTTGATTTAGTATCCATGTTTTCAGAATGGGGACAAGTTGTTCGAAAAGAAGGGTTACTATCACTTGAAGCCCAAATTATTGATGTAGATGACCCTTTCTTAAAAAATGGTTTGAATTTAGCTATTGATGGTCAAAGTGCGGATTATATACGAGACGTGTTGTCTGAAGAAATTGATGCTATGGAAGAGAGACATCAAACGGGTGCAAGTATTTTCGCTTTAGCAGGTACATATGCTCCAACTCTGGGTGTACTTGGAGCTGTTATAGGGTTAATTGCTGCGCTTGGGAACATGGAAGATACGGATACGCTAGGACATGCGATCAGCGCGGCGTTTGTTGCTACGCTTCTTGGTATTTTTACTGGGTATGTACTATGGCATCCGTTTGCAAATAAACTGAAGCGTAAATCGAAACATGAAGTAAAGGTAAAGTATATGATGATCGAAGGAGTGCTTTCACTTCTAGAAGGAGAAACACCGAAAGTAATTGAGCAAAAGCTGGCTTCCTATTTGCCAACAGCGGAACGTAAAAAGCTTCTTCAAGAAAGCGAAGTGGGCATAAATGAGTAG
- a CDS encoding serine/threonine-protein kinase, whose product MDKTIKQLVSLVETSLLTQVKIQSESDYDPVEVTNKTKEWVLIGKGNYAGVFTHENYPEFVVKVYGRDVYGVKKEAQVYRKLGVHPAYSQLFHEGKTYLILKRLTGVTLYDAVQRGIKIPEQVIKDVNKALDYARSQGLNPYDVHGKNVMMKDGRGYVVDISDFYKEGIDKKWTDLVKAYYTFYPFIDKYHIRLPYPLLNVIRKAYRLYRRIKSKRSFR is encoded by the coding sequence ATGGATAAAACAATTAAACAGTTAGTGTCGCTAGTTGAAACATCATTACTAACGCAAGTTAAGATTCAAAGTGAAAGTGACTATGATCCAGTTGAAGTTACGAACAAAACAAAAGAGTGGGTACTTATTGGTAAAGGAAACTATGCCGGTGTGTTTACGCACGAGAATTATCCTGAATTTGTCGTAAAAGTATACGGAAGAGACGTTTATGGTGTAAAAAAAGAAGCGCAAGTGTATAGAAAGCTGGGCGTTCACCCAGCTTATTCTCAACTTTTTCATGAGGGAAAGACGTACTTGATTTTAAAAAGACTTACAGGTGTTACTTTGTATGATGCTGTACAGCGGGGAATAAAGATTCCAGAACAAGTCATAAAAGATGTGAACAAAGCTTTGGACTATGCAAGAAGCCAGGGGTTAAACCCGTATGATGTGCATGGCAAAAATGTCATGATGAAAGATGGAAGAGGATATGTGGTGGATATTTCTGACTTTTATAAGGAGGGTATTGATAAAAAATGGACAGACCTTGTAAAAGCTTATTACACCTTTTATCCGTTTATTGATAAATACCATATCCGCTTGCCGTATCCGCTTTTAAACGTTATCAGAAAAGCATATCGTCTATATCGTAGAATCAAATCAAAAAGGAGTTTCCGCTAA
- a CDS encoding GntR family transcriptional regulator, with amino-acid sequence MNKGPMIYHSLKDHVYNYIASQIQDGTLLPNDKINEASICSQLNVSRTPVREALIKLASDNLLEYRPRRGFTVKEIDTHKKLEVFEIVGALDGLAAALSIDHLTEEDFTKMDELIKKIDVSIESENYQDYQKYQTYFHRVYLNRCDNVTLKEQLMSLQDGFIRQTYFSDDTKELYAILRVMNEHHRHILKLLQQKKKADVQLYLQNVHWKIEYPEMI; translated from the coding sequence ATGAACAAGGGGCCTATGATTTATCATTCATTAAAGGATCATGTATATAACTACATAGCAAGTCAAATTCAAGACGGTACACTGCTGCCTAACGACAAAATAAATGAAGCCAGTATTTGTTCTCAGCTGAATGTCAGCCGAACGCCTGTAAGAGAAGCGCTTATTAAATTAGCTTCAGACAACCTATTAGAATACAGACCGCGCAGAGGGTTTACTGTAAAGGAAATTGATACACACAAAAAACTAGAAGTATTTGAAATCGTCGGTGCTTTAGATGGTCTGGCAGCTGCCTTGTCGATTGATCACTTAACTGAAGAAGATTTTACGAAGATGGATGAGCTTATTAAAAAAATCGATGTTTCGATTGAATCAGAAAATTATCAGGATTATCAAAAATATCAAACGTATTTTCATCGAGTATATTTGAACCGATGCGATAATGTGACCTTAAAAGAACAGCTTATGTCTTTACAAGACGGATTCATCAGACAAACGTACTTTAGCGATGACACCAAAGAGCTATACGCCATTTTACGCGTAATGAATGAACATCACCGCCATATTCTAAAACTTCTGCAGCAGAAAAAAAAGGCCGATGTTCAGCTTTACCTTCAAAATGTTCACTGGAAAATCGAATACCCAGAAATGATTTGA
- the motB gene encoding flagellar motor protein MotB has translation MSRRRKRKHEEDHVDESWLLPYSDLLTLLLALFIVLFAMSSVDAQKFKNLSRAFNEAFVGGTGVMEFQSLQESEEAVQPSNTPAAKSTEKTNEVETAPNQSPASSQSLTSEQKEQTIREADQEELQQIQSKINAYIQKKNLTNQLQTSLTDEGLLISIRDNVLFDSGRAQVRSEDTKIANDISELLVIDPPRNIIISGHTDNVPIRNAGFESNWELSVMRAVNFMKAILKNDKLNPSMFSAKGFGEFKPVTSNNTAEGQAKNRRVEILITPRTIKQP, from the coding sequence ATGAGTAGACGCAGAAAACGAAAGCATGAAGAGGACCATGTTGACGAAAGCTGGCTGCTTCCTTACTCAGATTTGCTTACACTTTTACTTGCTTTATTCATTGTATTGTTTGCAATGAGCTCAGTGGATGCGCAAAAATTTAAAAACCTTTCCCGCGCATTTAATGAAGCGTTCGTTGGAGGAACGGGCGTGATGGAATTTCAATCTCTGCAGGAATCTGAAGAAGCGGTTCAGCCTTCAAATACTCCTGCAGCTAAAAGTACGGAAAAAACAAATGAAGTAGAGACAGCTCCCAATCAGTCTCCTGCTTCTTCACAATCGTTAACGAGCGAACAAAAGGAGCAAACCATTCGAGAAGCTGATCAAGAAGAGCTTCAGCAAATTCAATCTAAAATTAATGCGTATATTCAAAAGAAAAACTTAACAAATCAATTGCAGACTTCGCTAACAGATGAAGGTCTCTTAATTTCCATTCGAGACAATGTATTGTTTGATTCGGGAAGAGCACAAGTTCGGAGTGAAGATACAAAAATCGCAAATGATATTTCAGAGCTTTTGGTGATTGATCCTCCTCGTAATATTATTATTAGCGGTCACACCGATAACGTACCTATTCGGAACGCTGGTTTTGAATCCAACTGGGAGTTAAGCGTGATGAGAGCCGTTAACTTTATGAAAGCTATCTTAAAAAACGATAAGCTTAATCCAAGCATGTTCAGTGCAAAAGGGTTTGGAGAGTTCAAACCCGTGACATCTAACAATACAGCAGAGGGGCAAGCGAAAAATAGAAGGGTTGAAATATTGATTACTCCTCGTACAATTAAACAGCCGTAA
- the nhaC gene encoding Na+/H+ antiporter NhaC, with protein sequence MNTTRLPSMWEIMIVLALFLAVVISFATVFDLPIQLALFISWFIVMALGVRLGYTYNQLQGAITRGISNGLEAILILLAVGTLIGTWIAGGVVPSLIYFGLEFINPTFFLLATLIICSITSISTGTSWGTVGTAGIAMMGIGQGLGMPLPLVAGAVISGAYFGDKLSPLSDSTILSASMARVNVIDHVKAMLVLDIPAYLITAVLFTVTGFMYGGKDFDAGRVEELKSSLLDTFHISGWMLIPALAVIVLLALKKPSLPAIAVGSLLGIIWAVVFQHMDVASAFNTAYEGFKINTDNTFLSELLNRGGILSMVGSIIVIIFGLGFGGLLDELGVLEVLLSKFEKILVNSGNVTASTIFVGLLGNIFGCAMYVSLILTPKIMEKSYDKLRIQRLVLARNSEVGGTLTSGMVPWTDNGVFLATTLGISTFAYLPFMWLSFVSIILAIVYGYTGKFIWYVKEEKQRSAIAK encoded by the coding sequence TTGAACACAACCCGTTTACCATCTATGTGGGAAATAATGATTGTGCTTGCTTTATTTTTAGCTGTTGTTATTTCGTTTGCAACTGTTTTTGATTTACCTATTCAGCTCGCTTTATTTATTTCATGGTTTATTGTTATGGCGCTAGGAGTACGACTTGGGTATACGTATAATCAGCTGCAAGGGGCCATTACAAGAGGAATATCAAACGGCTTAGAAGCTATTTTAATTTTATTAGCCGTCGGTACGTTAATTGGAACATGGATTGCCGGAGGAGTTGTTCCTTCTCTTATTTATTTTGGATTAGAGTTTATTAATCCAACATTCTTTTTACTTGCTACACTTATCATTTGCTCTATTACCTCGATTTCAACAGGAACATCTTGGGGAACGGTTGGTACAGCCGGAATCGCGATGATGGGAATCGGACAAGGCTTAGGTATGCCGCTTCCTTTAGTAGCTGGAGCCGTGATTTCAGGAGCTTATTTTGGAGACAAGCTTTCTCCTCTTTCTGATAGTACCATTTTATCTGCGTCAATGGCCCGAGTGAACGTTATCGATCACGTAAAAGCAATGTTAGTATTGGATATTCCTGCTTATCTCATTACGGCAGTATTATTTACGGTAACAGGGTTTATGTATGGGGGAAAAGATTTTGATGCTGGACGGGTAGAAGAATTAAAATCTTCGCTGTTGGATACATTTCACATCAGCGGGTGGATGCTGATTCCGGCTTTGGCTGTCATTGTCCTTTTAGCATTAAAGAAACCTTCTCTTCCAGCAATTGCGGTTGGTTCATTATTAGGAATTATATGGGCAGTTGTCTTTCAACATATGGATGTGGCGAGCGCATTTAATACGGCTTATGAAGGATTTAAAATTAATACCGACAACACATTTTTAAGTGAGCTATTAAATCGTGGCGGAATTTTAAGCATGGTCGGTTCTATTATTGTCATTATTTTTGGACTAGGATTTGGCGGGTTATTAGATGAGCTCGGCGTCTTAGAAGTCCTGCTATCTAAATTTGAAAAAATTCTTGTCAATTCAGGAAACGTTACGGCTTCTACTATTTTCGTTGGATTATTAGGAAATATATTTGGTTGTGCGATGTATGTTTCATTAATTTTAACACCGAAAATTATGGAGAAAAGTTACGATAAGTTAAGAATACAGCGTCTAGTGCTTGCCCGTAACTCAGAAGTAGGGGGAACCTTAACTTCTGGAATGGTTCCGTGGACGGATAACGGTGTATTTCTAGCTACAACGCTTGGGATCTCTACATTCGCTTATCTGCCGTTTATGTGGCTCAGTTTTGTCTCTATTATTTTGGCGATTGTTTACGGATATACAGGGAAATTCATTTGGTACGTAAAAGAAGAAAAACAGCGTTCTGCTATAGCAAAATAA
- a CDS encoding aldehyde dehydrogenase family protein → MQNLGAKKVEMSPKVVEFLKGVKQLYINGEWVDSVSGKTFETVNPATGEKLADVAEANPEDIDRAVRAAREAFDHGPWTKMSAAERSRLIYKLADLMETHQLELAQLETLDNGKPIRETSNADIPLAIEHFRYFAGWSTKMVGQTIPVQGAYFNYTRYEPVGVVGQIIPWNFPLLMAAWKLGAALATGCTIVLKPAEQTPLSALYLARLADEAGFPKGVLNIVPGYGKTAGEPLVHHDLVDKIAFTGSTAVGKAIMKQASDSLKRVTLELGGKSPNIILPDADLTKAVPGALSGIMFNQGQVCCAGSRLYVQKSLYDNVVADLVSQTKSIKQGNGLADETTMGPLVSAQQQKRVKTYIDKGIEEGAEVLAGGNIPFDQGYFVEPTIFADVDHSMTIAREEIFGPVVAAMPFDDLDDLIAKANDTAYGLAAGVWTQDLKKAHYIAHGIKAGTVWVNCYNVFDAASPFGGYKQSGIGREMGSYALDNYTEVKSVWINME, encoded by the coding sequence ATGCAAAATCTTGGAGCGAAAAAAGTTGAAATGAGTCCGAAAGTAGTGGAGTTTTTAAAAGGAGTTAAACAGCTATACATTAATGGCGAATGGGTAGACTCTGTTTCAGGAAAAACGTTTGAAACAGTAAATCCAGCAACGGGTGAAAAGTTGGCAGATGTAGCTGAAGCAAATCCAGAGGATATTGATCGCGCCGTCAGAGCGGCTAGAGAAGCCTTTGATCATGGACCTTGGACAAAGATGTCAGCAGCTGAAAGAAGTCGACTTATTTATAAATTAGCTGATTTAATGGAAACACATCAATTGGAACTTGCGCAGCTTGAAACGCTTGATAACGGAAAACCAATTCGTGAAACATCAAATGCAGACATTCCATTAGCCATCGAACATTTCCGCTACTTTGCAGGGTGGTCAACTAAAATGGTTGGACAAACTATTCCTGTGCAAGGAGCGTATTTTAACTATACGAGATATGAACCAGTAGGAGTTGTTGGCCAAATTATTCCGTGGAACTTCCCGCTTTTAATGGCCGCTTGGAAGCTCGGAGCCGCTTTGGCAACTGGATGTACAATTGTGCTCAAGCCAGCCGAGCAAACGCCTCTTTCTGCACTTTACTTAGCTCGACTAGCCGATGAAGCAGGATTCCCAAAAGGCGTGCTAAACATTGTGCCAGGCTACGGGAAAACAGCAGGTGAACCGCTCGTTCATCATGATCTTGTCGATAAAATTGCTTTTACAGGATCTACTGCTGTCGGAAAAGCAATTATGAAACAAGCTAGCGACTCTTTAAAGCGTGTGACGTTAGAGCTTGGAGGAAAATCACCAAACATTATCCTCCCGGATGCAGACTTAACAAAAGCTGTTCCTGGTGCGCTTTCAGGTATTATGTTTAACCAGGGACAAGTATGTTGTGCTGGAAGTCGTCTGTATGTCCAAAAAAGCTTATATGATAATGTCGTAGCTGATTTAGTTTCTCAAACGAAATCTATTAAACAAGGAAATGGATTAGCTGATGAGACAACAATGGGTCCGCTTGTATCTGCGCAGCAGCAAAAACGAGTGAAAACCTATATTGATAAAGGAATTGAAGAAGGAGCGGAAGTACTCGCAGGAGGAAACATACCGTTTGATCAAGGCTATTTCGTAGAACCGACTATCTTTGCAGATGTCGATCATTCGATGACGATTGCTCGTGAAGAAATCTTTGGTCCGGTTGTAGCTGCTATGCCGTTTGACGATCTTGATGATTTGATTGCCAAAGCAAATGATACAGCATATGGTCTAGCAGCAGGCGTCTGGACACAGGATTTAAAGAAAGCACACTATATTGCTCATGGTATTAAAGCGGGTACAGTTTGGGTGAACTGTTACAACGTATTTGATGCAGCAAGCCCGTTTGGAGGTTATAAGCAGTCGGGAATTGGTCGTGAAATGGGAAGCTATGCGCTTGATAATTACACTGAAGTGAAAAGCGTATGGATCAATATGGAATAA
- the msrA gene encoding peptide-methionine (S)-S-oxide reductase MsrA codes for MKEYATFAGGCFWCMVAPFDQLTGIISIRSGYARDEQIASEAKQESEYVEAVQIVWDPSQITFEELLNLYWQQIDPTDSAGQFSDRGPSYRAIIFYHNEKQKEVALDSKRKLAQSGRFKNPIVTPILPFSSFYEAEEQQQDYYRKNAFHYKLYKEGSGRTDFLTQHWPKDRSYLKKFLTPMQYFVTQENGTEPPFTNLYWNNKKKGIYVDLLTGEALFKTSDQLPSHTGWPIFKRPILYGNIKKVPAQHSTALKSKEGDNYLGLLLTEENSEYYQVNSAALRFIPKEKLKEEGYEDFLILF; via the coding sequence ATGAAAGAATATGCAACGTTTGCAGGAGGATGCTTTTGGTGCATGGTCGCTCCTTTTGATCAGCTTACAGGAATCATTAGTATCCGCTCGGGCTACGCTAGAGATGAACAAATCGCTTCTGAAGCTAAACAGGAAAGCGAGTACGTAGAGGCCGTGCAAATTGTATGGGATCCTTCTCAAATTACGTTTGAAGAGCTGCTTAACCTGTATTGGCAGCAAATTGACCCTACGGATTCCGCCGGACAGTTTTCAGACCGCGGACCATCGTATCGAGCCATTATTTTTTATCATAACGAAAAGCAAAAAGAAGTGGCTCTCGATTCTAAAAGAAAGCTCGCCCAAAGCGGACGTTTTAAGAACCCTATCGTCACACCTATTTTACCTTTTTCTTCTTTTTACGAAGCAGAAGAACAGCAGCAGGATTATTATCGAAAAAATGCATTTCACTATAAATTATACAAAGAAGGCTCGGGGCGAACTGATTTTCTGACGCAGCATTGGCCCAAGGACCGCTCTTACCTTAAAAAGTTCCTAACGCCTATGCAATATTTTGTTACGCAGGAAAACGGAACCGAACCCCCTTTTACAAATTTATATTGGAATAACAAAAAAAAAGGAATTTACGTTGACCTTCTAACTGGAGAAGCACTGTTCAAAACGTCAGATCAGCTTCCTTCTCATACAGGCTGGCCCATTTTTAAGCGTCCTATCTTATACGGAAACATAAAAAAAGTGCCGGCTCAGCATTCAACAGCGCTAAAAAGCAAAGAAGGAGATAACTATCTTGGTTTACTTTTAACAGAAGAAAACAGCGAATACTATCAAGTAAATTCTGCGGCTCTTCGCTTTATTCCAAAAGAGAAGCTTAAAGAAGAAGGCTATGAAGATTTTTTAATTTTATTTTGA
- a CDS encoding cytochrome P450, translating to MITLPVIQGPSSYKLTGHLQKFRENPLGFLENLTQYGEIATFRVAHKRFYVTRDPQLIKDVVITNSKAFQKIKLTHMFKTLLGEEMLWTDEALYMSPIQPSQLKQHLTYNKEAIAKIIEKHTETWEEGQLRTIVKDIRQIVVAVLLQLVFGISIEDKDKIHYVQALMRKKEKLGKIYIRLPLHQPDSDEQLEQLLFERVQMRVQNKTEGNDLLQCVLNSHGEDIDEREIYEQLNSIFLSMYEMITHVCSWSIHLLSQNIREHLQLHKEIQAYASGESLSTKNLTYMRKIIAESMRLYPPLWLFGRQAREDIQIDGYSIKKGEIMLISPYMMHRHEDYFLEPSEFLPDRFEKGGSIDVPSYMYMPLGIEHQAERGMDYITEIVTIFLSEMTKRFLFQLTKPEPIAPMAGVMLNMKEELDVNVHKVHTQS from the coding sequence GTGATAACATTGCCGGTTATACAGGGCCCCTCGTCGTATAAGCTTACCGGTCACCTGCAAAAGTTTAGAGAGAACCCATTGGGTTTTTTGGAAAACTTGACTCAGTATGGAGAAATTGCAACATTTAGAGTTGCGCACAAACGCTTTTATGTAACGAGAGACCCTCAACTTATTAAAGATGTAGTCATTACAAACAGCAAGGCGTTTCAAAAAATTAAACTAACGCATATGTTTAAAACGCTGCTGGGTGAAGAAATGTTATGGACAGATGAAGCATTATACATGAGCCCCATTCAACCCTCACAACTTAAACAACATCTAACTTATAATAAGGAAGCAATCGCAAAAATAATTGAAAAGCATACGGAAACGTGGGAAGAAGGGCAGCTTCGAACGATAGTAAAAGACATAAGACAGATAGTCGTAGCTGTACTCCTTCAACTTGTATTTGGCATTTCGATTGAGGATAAAGACAAAATTCACTATGTTCAAGCGCTTATGAGAAAAAAAGAAAAGTTAGGCAAAATTTATATTCGTCTACCCTTGCACCAGCCTGACTCAGATGAGCAGCTAGAACAACTCCTTTTTGAACGCGTTCAAATGCGTGTTCAAAACAAAACCGAAGGAAATGACTTACTGCAGTGTGTATTAAATTCTCACGGGGAAGACATCGATGAAAGAGAAATATACGAACAGCTAAATTCTATATTCCTTTCGATGTATGAAATGATTACGCACGTATGCAGCTGGTCTATTCATTTACTGTCTCAAAATATTAGGGAGCACCTTCAGCTGCATAAAGAAATTCAAGCCTATGCTAGCGGTGAATCACTTTCAACCAAAAATTTGACCTATATGCGCAAAATAATTGCTGAAAGCATGAGGCTGTATCCGCCTCTTTGGCTATTTGGGCGTCAAGCACGTGAAGATATACAAATAGATGGTTACAGCATTAAAAAAGGGGAGATTATGTTAATTAGCCCTTATATGATGCATCGCCATGAAGATTATTTTTTAGAGCCAAGTGAATTTTTACCTGACCGTTTTGAAAAAGGAGGATCCATTGATGTCCCAAGCTATATGTATATGCCGCTTGGGATTGAGCATCAAGCGGAAAGAGGCATGGACTATATCACTGAAATAGTAACTATTTTTCTGTCAGAAATGACAAAGCGCTTTTTATTTCAACTGACTAAGCCCGAGCCTATTGCTCCGATGGCGGGCGTTATGCTGAATATGAAAGAAGAACTGGATGTGAATGTTCACAAAGTTCACACGCAGTCTTGA
- a CDS encoding NAD(P)/FAD-dependent oxidoreductase, with translation MKRVGIVGAGMTGLTAAAELQKAGIEVFLLDKGKSVGGRMATRRVGDGKADHGAQFFTVRSDEFQQAVNKWIADRKVKKWFGEHHPRYQSINGMNALAKYLAKDLRVYLNRKVQTIDFQNGRYQLYTEENEIFEATDIILTPPSPQVIEVFNNSKLQADQSILKTLKFSPCLVAIVELYTEMLYSDHGQITNPSSTIQRIVNHEQKGISKTPVLSIYMNKDWSEKHFDEHERELLPMIKNEIKEWIGANHIKSIQIKKWRYAEVEQVLHQPFAKIMPSLLVAGDAFLRREDETNHSRLESAYLSGKSAAAELMEKNI, from the coding sequence ATGAAACGAGTAGGAATAGTAGGTGCAGGAATGACCGGCCTTACAGCTGCGGCTGAATTACAAAAAGCAGGAATAGAGGTCTTTCTTCTTGATAAGGGCAAAAGTGTAGGGGGACGAATGGCTACACGAAGAGTAGGGGATGGAAAAGCAGATCACGGAGCTCAATTTTTTACAGTGAGATCCGATGAATTTCAGCAAGCCGTAAATAAATGGATAGCTGATAGAAAGGTTAAGAAGTGGTTTGGTGAGCATCACCCTCGTTATCAAAGTATAAATGGCATGAATGCATTAGCTAAATATTTAGCAAAAGATCTACGCGTATACTTGAATCGAAAAGTTCAAACCATTGACTTTCAAAACGGAAGGTACCAGCTGTATACAGAAGAAAATGAGATTTTTGAAGCGACTGATATCATTCTTACACCTCCGTCTCCTCAGGTTATTGAGGTATTTAATAATAGTAAGCTGCAAGCGGACCAATCTATTCTTAAAACACTTAAATTTAGTCCCTGCTTGGTTGCTATCGTGGAGCTTTACACAGAGATGCTGTATAGTGATCATGGTCAAATCACAAATCCATCTAGCACAATCCAAAGAATTGTTAATCATGAGCAAAAAGGAATATCAAAGACGCCCGTTCTTAGCATATATATGAATAAAGACTGGTCAGAAAAACATTTTGATGAACATGAACGTGAGTTGCTGCCGATGATAAAAAATGAAATAAAAGAATGGATAGGTGCAAATCATATTAAAAGCATCCAGATAAAGAAATGGCGCTATGCAGAGGTTGAACAAGTTCTTCATCAGCCCTTTGCTAAAATTATGCCGTCGCTACTGGTGGCAGGAGATGCTTTTTTAAGAAGGGAAGACGAGACGAATCACTCACGGTTAGAGAGCGCATATTTGTCAGGCAAATCGGCAGCCGCTGAATTAATGGAAAAGAACATCTAG
- a CDS encoding YqjF family protein, which produces MKNNWIMKQTWKDLLFIHWPVDPAFLASLLPSQLEPDTYNGQAWIALVPFTMTDIRFKGTPAVPIFSRLYELNVRTYVTYKGEKGVYFFSLDASNPLGVWIARQFFHLPYYHAAMTFNKTQNYISFQSVRTHRDSKKERVKLTYRGTSPSYRSRKGELAHWLTERYCLFTTHQGNVYRGDLYHDPWELQKGECEIRDDSITQPFLRPADYHNLTVHYAKKVTAYFYPFKKV; this is translated from the coding sequence GTGAAAAATAATTGGATAATGAAACAAACGTGGAAAGATTTACTGTTTATTCATTGGCCTGTAGATCCGGCATTTTTGGCTTCTTTATTGCCGAGTCAGTTAGAGCCTGACACCTATAATGGTCAAGCGTGGATTGCGCTTGTGCCTTTTACGATGACAGACATTCGATTCAAAGGAACGCCCGCCGTGCCCATCTTTTCACGGCTATATGAGCTAAATGTGCGTACCTATGTTACATATAAAGGGGAAAAAGGCGTTTATTTTTTTAGTTTAGACGCAAGCAATCCACTAGGAGTATGGATTGCTCGTCAGTTTTTTCACTTGCCTTATTACCACGCTGCTATGACATTCAACAAAACTCAGAACTATATTTCTTTTCAGTCAGTTCGAACGCACAGAGACTCAAAAAAAGAGCGAGTAAAGCTTACATATAGAGGTACTTCTCCGTCCTATCGCAGTAGAAAAGGAGAATTAGCTCATTGGCTTACAGAGCGCTATTGCTTATTTACCACTCACCAAGGAAATGTCTACAGAGGAGACCTTTATCATGATCCTTGGGAGCTGCAAAAAGGAGAGTGTGAAATAAGAGATGATTCTATCACTCAGCCTTTTTTGCGTCCGGCGGACTATCATAATTTAACTGTACACTACGCAAAGAAAGTAACTGCTTATTTTTACCCGTTTAAGAAAGTATAG